The nucleotide window TGCAGACGGTTCTTCGGGTTGCGCTCCAGGCAGCGGCGCAACAGCCGCCGGATCTCCGTCGGCGTTTCACTGGGTAGGGCCTTCCAGTCGATCTCGGTCTTGAGCACGCCAGCGAGCGTGTCGGAAACCGTCGGCCCGGCGAAGAGCGACTTGCCCGTCAACATCTCGTAGAGCACGACGCCGAACGCCCAGATGTCGGCCCGCTTGTCGACGGCCGCGCCGCGCGCCTGCTCCGGAGCCATGTAGGCGGCCGTGCCGAGGATGACGCCGAGCTGAGTCCCGTGTACGGCGGTGAGCGTCGGCGAATTCAAGAGCGTCGGCGAGCGCGCGAGGTCGGCCGCGGAAGCGGAGCTCGCGGTCGCATCCATCGCCTTGGCCAGCCCGAAATCGAGGACCTTGGCCTTTCCTTCGCTGGAAGCTTTGATGTTCTGGGGCTTGAGGTCGCGGTGGACGATGCCCTTGTCGTGGGCCTCTTCGAGCGCTTGCGCGATCTGCAGCGCGAAGGAAAGGCTTTCGGTAAAGGAAAGAGGCCCCGATTCGAGGCGGTCGGCGAGCGTCGGGCCGTCGACGAGCTCCATGACCAGCGCCTTGAGGCCACCGCTCTCCTCGAGGCCGAAGATCGAGGCGATGTTCGGATGGTGGAGCTGGGCGAGGAGCTGCGCCTCGCGCTCGAAGCGGGCGAGGCGCTCCTTGTCCTCAGTGAAGGCCGCCGGCAGGACCTTGATCGCCACCTCGCGCTTCAAGCGCGTGTCGGTGGCGCGGTAGACCTCGCCCATGCCGCCCTCACCCAGCTTGGCGGTGATCTCGTAGGGGCCCAGTCGTTCGCCGATCAGGAGAGCTCCTTTGGAGCGCAAGGACGTTTTCTGCTTTTGTGCGTCGCAGGTCGATGTTAGCCCAGCCTCCGACCGCAACCGGAAGAAATCCGGGGAGGATGGCTGGATTCTGGCCTGCTGGCGAGGCGCGGGCTCAGGGTTCGAGGCTCGTCAGGCCGTCGATCCGGACCAACTGCCCGCGCCGATTCGCGAGGCTGGCGAAGGTGACCGCCGAGCCGTCGCGGGCGACGCCGAAGGTCTCGGCGCCGCCCGCCGCGTCGTCGGCGAGCACGACCTGGCCTGGACCGAGCCGGCCGTTGTCGGCGTCGAACGGGTAGCGCCGAATCTCGTTGCCCTCTGCGGCGGTGCCGATCGCCCAGAGATAGGTCCTGCCGGCCTCGACCGACCAGCGGAAGCGAGAGGTTTCGCCGAGGTCTCCGTCGAGCAGCGCGCCGTCAGCGAGGCGGAGAAGGCGCTGCTTGCCCGAGCTCTGCATCGCGACGTAGCGGCCCTCCGGGCTGATCTCGGGAGTCAGGTAGGAGCCGTCGGCAGCGACGAGCGTGGCTTCGGTCCCGTCGGGACGGATCTTCCAGATGCCGTCCTTGTCGGCGCCGGCCTCCTGCAACCCGAAGACGATCCAGGCGCCGTCCGCGGTCATGGTCGGGTTCTGAGCGTTCTCGAGGTCGGTCACCTGGCGCGGCGAGCTGCCGTCGGCTGCGGCGATCCAGATCTGGAACTTACCCGTGCGATTCGAGCTGAAAAGCAGGCGCTGGCCGTCCGGGCTCAACGCCGGATCCCAGTCGTCGGCCTCGTGGTCCGTCAAGCGGCGCAGCTCGCCGGTCGTGCGGTCGCGCCGCCAGACGTCGAGATTGCCGCTGCGGTTGGAGGTGAAGAGCAACCACTTCCCATCGGGCGAGTAGACCGGCTGGCGATCGCGGAACGGACCCTCGGTCGCGAGCTCCGGGGCGCCCCACTCCAACCGCTGACCCGCCACGCCGCGCCGGGCCTCGAACAGGTTCTGATCGGTCGAGCCGGCACCGACGATCAGCGAGTTCTTCCCCGCGACGTCGAGACCCCAGCCGCCGCTCGCGAGCGGCAGGAGGCTGCTGACCTGCCGGCTGGCGAGATCGAAGAGCGCAATGCGCCCCGACGACGAGATCAGAGCACCGCTGTCGAGCACCAGCAATGCGAGTTGCCGCACCGAGATCCAGGCGATGCCTTGAATCTTCCCGCCGCGCCGGCTGAGCGGCTCGAGCGAGATCTCCTCGAGCTTGCCCGTCGCCGGGTCGAGGAGTCCAAGCCGTTCGGTGACCCCGGTCTGTGCCGAGCTCAGCACCAGGGCGATCCGGCTGCCATCGGGCGACCAGCGCGGCTCGTGGAGTTGTCTGCCGTCGGCAGAGAGGAGCACGCGCTCCGCTCCGCCCTCGAGGTCGGCCGAGACGAGCACGCGCCGGTCTTCCTGGCCGGCAACCCGGGTGCGGCGCAGAAAGACGACGCTCTTGCCGTCGGGGGCCCAATCGCCCTCATCGGCAGCGCGTGCCACCAGGCGCTCTTCGCGGGTCGCGAGCGAGATGCGGAAGAGATCGAGCTCTTCCCCCTCGCCGGCGGAGAAGAGGACGCTCGTGCCGTCGGGAGAGAACGCGGGCAGCTGGGAAAGGTGCGGCACGAGCGGGCTCTCGGATCCACTGGTCAGGTCCTTGATCCAGATCTTGCCGACGCCGTCGCGCTGCGACTCGAAGGCCAGCGTTCGGCCATCGGGAGAGACCGAGGGGTGGGTCGAAAGTCCCGCCGCCACCAGCGTCCGAATCGATGCCCCGCTGGCGCTGGGGCCCGCGCCTGGGGCGGAAGCACGCGAGGCTGGGAGCGTCGCGAGCGTTCCGATCACCATCCCTGCGACGGTGCCGCCGAGCCAGGGCAGGGCTCGGAGCCAGAGCGGCGGCGAGCTCACCGGCAGCGCTGCGCCCACAGGCGGCAGCCCGTCGCCTCGCCCGGCGAGCTCGTCGTCGATCACGAGGCGCGCGTCGGCGATGTCGTGCAGACGGTTCTTCGGGTTGCGCTCGAGGCAGCGCTGCAGCAGCCGTCGGATCGCCGGCGGCGTGTCGGCGGGCAGCGCGGCGAAATCGATCGCCGACTTGAGAACGCCGGCGAGCGTGTCGGAGACGGTCGGCCCGGCGAAGAGCGACTTGCCGGTCAGCATCTCGTAGACGACGACGCCGAAGGCCCAGATGTCGGCCCGCTTGTCGACCGCGCCGCCGCGCGCCTGCTCGGGCGCCATGTAGGCCGCCGTGCCGAGGATGACGCCCAACTGCGTCCCGTGCACCCCGGTCAAGGTCGGCGAATTCATGAGCGTCGGCGAGCGCGCGAGATCCGCGACGTTCGAAGTACCCGCGGCCGGATCCATCGCCTTCGCGAGACCAAAGTCGAGGACTTTGGCTTTTCCTTCACTGGAAGCTTTGATGTTTTGAGGCTTGAGGTCGCGATGGACGATCCCTTTCTCGTGCGCCTCTTCGAGCGCTTGCGCGATCTGTAGAGCGAAGGAAAGGCTTTCGGTCAAGGGAAGAGGTCCGGTTTCGAGGCGATCGGCCAGGGTCGGGCCGGGGACGAGCTCCATCACGAGGGCGTGCGTTGCGCCGCTGGTCTCGAGGCCGTAGATCTGGGCGATGTTGGGGTGGTTGAGCTGCGCGAGAAGTTTCGCCTCGCGCTCGAATCTCGCCAGGCGCTCCCTGTCTTCGATGAAGGCTGCCGGCAGCACCTTGATCGCGACCTCACGGTCGAGCTTGGTGTCGGTGGCGCGGTAGACCTCGCCCATGCCGCCTTCACCGAGCTTGGCGGTGATCTCGCAGGAACCGAGGCGGGTGCCGGGGGCGAGGCTCACGGGGCGCCCGTCGCT belongs to Thermoanaerobaculia bacterium and includes:
- a CDS encoding PD40 domain-containing protein — encoded protein: MSLAPGTRLGSCEITAKLGEGGMGEVYRATDTKLDREVAIKVLPAAFIEDRERLARFEREAKLLAQLNHPNIAQIYGLETSGATHALVMELVPGPTLADRLETGPLPLTESLSFALQIAQALEEAHEKGIVHRDLKPQNIKASSEGKAKVLDFGLAKAMDPAAGTSNVADLARSPTLMNSPTLTGVHGTQLGVILGTAAYMAPEQARGGAVDKRADIWAFGVVVYEMLTGKSLFAGPTVSDTLAGVLKSAIDFAALPADTPPAIRRLLQRCLERNPKNRLHDIADARLVIDDELAGRGDGLPPVGAALPVSSPPLWLRALPWLGGTVAGMVIGTLATLPASRASAPGAGPSASGASIRTLVAAGLSTHPSVSPDGRTLAFESQRDGVGKIWIKDLTSGSESPLVPHLSQLPAFSPDGTSVLFSAGEGEELDLFRISLATREERLVARAADEGDWAPDGKSVVFLRRTRVAGQEDRRVLVSADLEGGAERVLLSADGRQLHEPRWSPDGSRIALVLSSAQTGVTERLGLLDPATGKLEEISLEPLSRRGGKIQGIAWISVRQLALLVLDSGALISSSGRIALFDLASRQVSSLLPLASGGWGLDVAGKNSLIVGAGSTDQNLFEARRGVAGQRLEWGAPELATEGPFRDRQPVYSPDGKWLLFTSNRSGNLDVWRRDRTTGELRRLTDHEADDWDPALSPDGQRLLFSSNRTGKFQIWIAAADGSSPRQVTDLENAQNPTMTADGAWIVFGLQEAGADKDGIWKIRPDGTEATLVAADGSYLTPEISPEGRYVAMQSSGKQRLLRLADGALLDGDLGETSRFRWSVEAGRTYLWAIGTAAEGNEIRRYPFDADNGRLGPGQVVLADDAAGGAETFGVARDGSAVTFASLANRRGQLVRIDGLTSLEP